From one Comamonas piscis genomic stretch:
- a CDS encoding Rieske 2Fe-2S domain-containing protein yields the protein MTTIASTDTFGAVEQLLETALHDDKEAGIYRCRRDIFTNPELFELEMKYLFESNWVYLAHESQIADNNDYYTTSIGRQPIIITRDKQGELHAVINACAHKGAMLCRKKHGNKGSFTCPFHGWTFSNAGKLLKVKDEKTTEYPITFNKNGSHDLTKVARFQNYRGFLFGSLNADVQPLEDYLGETRVIIDQIVDQAPEGLEVLRGNSSYIYDGNWKMQMENGCDGYHVSSVHWNYAATMSRRNAEGTKATDANNWSKSVAGVYGFENGHILLWTNTLNPEVRPIWNQREELAQRVGQERADFIVRQTRNLCLYPNVFLMDQFGTQIRVARPLNVNQTEISIFCFGPKGESAQDRATRIRQYEDFFNVSGMGTADDLEEFRACQAGYAGSAVRWNDMSRGAPLWIEGPDENAKKMGMSPLLSGERSEDEGLFVCQHDYWAKTMRKAVQQERAGAQP from the coding sequence ATGACCACGATTGCCTCTACCGACACCTTCGGCGCCGTCGAACAACTGCTGGAGACAGCCCTGCACGACGACAAGGAAGCCGGCATCTACCGCTGCCGCCGCGACATCTTCACCAACCCCGAGCTGTTCGAGCTGGAGATGAAGTACCTGTTCGAATCGAACTGGGTCTACCTGGCGCACGAGAGCCAGATCGCCGACAACAACGACTACTACACCACGTCGATCGGCCGCCAGCCCATCATCATCACCCGCGATAAGCAAGGCGAGCTGCATGCAGTGATCAATGCCTGCGCGCACAAGGGCGCCATGCTGTGCCGCAAAAAGCATGGCAACAAGGGCAGCTTCACCTGCCCCTTCCATGGCTGGACCTTCAGCAACGCCGGCAAGCTGCTCAAGGTCAAGGATGAGAAAACCACCGAGTACCCGATCACCTTCAACAAGAACGGCTCGCACGACCTGACCAAGGTCGCGCGCTTCCAGAACTACCGGGGCTTTCTGTTTGGTAGCCTGAACGCCGATGTGCAGCCGCTGGAAGACTACCTGGGCGAGACCCGGGTCATCATCGACCAGATCGTGGACCAGGCGCCCGAGGGCCTGGAAGTGCTGCGCGGCAACTCCAGCTACATCTATGACGGCAACTGGAAGATGCAGATGGAAAACGGCTGCGACGGCTACCACGTCAGCTCCGTGCACTGGAACTATGCCGCCACGATGAGCCGCCGCAATGCCGAAGGCACCAAGGCCACCGATGCCAACAACTGGAGCAAGTCGGTCGCCGGCGTCTATGGTTTTGAGAACGGCCACATCCTGCTGTGGACCAACACCCTGAACCCCGAGGTGCGCCCGATCTGGAACCAGCGTGAAGAGCTGGCCCAGCGCGTGGGCCAGGAGCGCGCAGATTTCATCGTGCGCCAAACCCGCAACCTCTGCCTCTACCCCAATGTGTTCCTGATGGACCAGTTCGGCACCCAGATCCGCGTGGCCCGCCCCTTGAACGTGAACCAGACGGAGATCAGCATCTTCTGCTTTGGCCCCAAGGGCGAAAGCGCACAAGACCGCGCCACCCGCATCCGCCAGTACGAGGATTTCTTCAACGTCTCAGGCATGGGCACGGCCGATGACCTGGAAGAGTTCCGCGCCTGCCAGGCAGGCTATGCCGGCAGCGCAGTGCGCTGGAACGACATGAGCCGTGGCGCACCGCTGTGGATCGAGGGCCCCGACGAGAACGCGAAGAAGATGGGCATGAGCCCCTTGCTCAGCGGTGAGCGCAGCGAGGACGAAGGCCTGTTCGTCTGCCAGCACGACTACTGGGCCAAGACCATGCGCAAGGCCGTGCAGCAAGAGCGCGCA
- the catA gene encoding catechol 1,2-dioxygenase, with amino-acid sequence MSAPIFNTPDVQDFLRLASGLNQDGGNPRTKQIIHRILSDLFKAIEDLDITSDEYWAGVAYLNQLGARGEAGLLSPGLGLDRYFDMRMDAEDAALGVANGTPRTIEGPLYVAGAPVVQGHGRLDDGSDTAGHTLIMHGTVYGADGQPVPGAQVEVWHANTKGFYSHFDPTGEQKPFNMRRTIIADAQGRYKFQSIVPMGYGCPPDGPTQALLNQLGRHGNRPAHIHFFVTADGHRKLTTQINIDGDPLVYDDFAYATREGLVPPLTEHSDEASIRAQGLSGPFAEIVFDITLSALVGGVDNQIVERPRLAA; translated from the coding sequence ATGAGCGCCCCTATCTTCAACACCCCCGACGTGCAGGATTTTCTGCGTCTGGCCAGCGGCCTCAACCAGGACGGTGGCAACCCGCGCACCAAGCAGATCATCCACCGCATCCTGTCCGACCTGTTCAAGGCCATTGAAGACCTGGACATCACGTCCGACGAATACTGGGCCGGCGTTGCCTACCTGAACCAGCTCGGTGCGCGCGGCGAGGCCGGCCTGCTGTCGCCCGGCCTGGGGCTGGACCGCTACTTTGACATGCGCATGGATGCCGAAGACGCCGCGTTGGGCGTGGCCAATGGCACACCACGCACGATTGAAGGCCCGCTCTACGTGGCAGGCGCCCCCGTAGTGCAAGGCCATGGCCGCCTTGATGACGGCAGCGACACCGCCGGCCACACCCTCATCATGCACGGCACCGTCTACGGTGCTGACGGCCAGCCAGTGCCTGGTGCGCAGGTCGAGGTCTGGCATGCCAACACCAAGGGCTTCTACTCGCACTTTGACCCCACCGGCGAGCAAAAGCCGTTCAACATGCGCCGCACTATCATTGCCGATGCGCAAGGCCGCTACAAATTCCAGAGCATCGTGCCCATGGGCTATGGCTGCCCGCCCGATGGCCCCACCCAGGCCCTGCTCAACCAGCTGGGCCGCCATGGCAACCGCCCCGCGCACATCCACTTCTTCGTCACGGCCGATGGTCACCGCAAGCTCACCACGCAGATCAACATCGATGGCGACCCTCTGGTGTATGACGACTTTGCCTACGCCACCCGCGAAGGCCTGGTGCCCCCGCTGACCGAGCACAGCGACGAGGCCAGCATCCGCGCCCAGGGCCTGAGCGGCCCCTTTGCCGAGATCGTTTTCGACATCACGCTCAGCGCGCTGGTCGGCGGTGTCGACAACCAGATCGTGGAACGCCCACGCCTGGCGGCCTGA